In Halorhabdus tiamatea SARL4B, a genomic segment contains:
- the hypB gene encoding hydrogenase nickel incorporation protein HypB — translation MYHTHRHPRTDAPSIDRLLDRLLGESGILGPLGAHRMGHGDDHDHGDSDAEADILAQFEEQAENLHERVVHDHGVFVAEFLGATGSGKTRLIERLIERAPDDEEIGVIVGDVAGEDDATRFRELGVSVANVNTGKECHLDPGLVEGAFEDLDLDALDTLYIENVGNMVCPADFPLGAQARVLVVSATEGDDVVRKHPLLFQACDGAVINKVDIAGAVNADLDTMEGDVSEIAPEMPTFRTSAEHGDGLDALAAFLDERGHVHASDHEAYVAETAHGHSHEHTHADGQTHEHEHTHENAHDHTHADQD, via the coding sequence ATGTACCACACTCACCGACACCCACGCACGGACGCACCGTCGATCGACCGTCTGCTCGACCGCCTGCTGGGAGAGTCCGGCATTCTCGGTCCGCTGGGTGCCCATCGGATGGGCCACGGCGACGACCACGACCACGGCGATAGTGACGCCGAAGCGGACATCCTCGCACAGTTCGAAGAGCAGGCCGAGAACCTCCACGAGCGAGTCGTCCACGACCACGGCGTCTTCGTCGCGGAGTTCCTCGGCGCGACCGGCAGCGGCAAGACACGACTCATCGAGCGCCTCATCGAACGAGCGCCCGACGACGAGGAGATCGGTGTGATCGTCGGTGACGTCGCCGGCGAGGACGACGCGACCCGATTCCGGGAACTGGGCGTTTCCGTCGCCAACGTCAACACGGGCAAGGAGTGTCACCTCGACCCCGGCCTGGTCGAAGGTGCTTTCGAGGACTTGGATCTGGACGCGCTCGATACGCTCTACATCGAGAACGTCGGCAACATGGTCTGTCCGGCGGACTTCCCGCTGGGCGCACAGGCCCGCGTGCTCGTCGTCTCCGCGACGGAGGGCGACGACGTCGTGCGCAAGCACCCGCTGCTCTTCCAGGCGTGTGACGGCGCGGTGATCAACAAGGTCGACATCGCCGGGGCAGTCAACGCCGACCTCGATACGATGGAGGGCGACGTGAGCGAGATCGCCCCCGAGATGCCGACTTTCCGGACCAGCGCCGAGCACGGCGACGGCCTGGACGCACTGGCGGCATTCCTCGACGAGCGCGGCCACGTCCACGCGAGCGATCACGAGGCCTACGTGGCCGAGACGGCTCACGGACATTCCCACGAGCATACCCACGCCGACGGGCAGACTCACGAGCACGAACACACCCACGAGAACGCTCACGACCACACCCACGCCGACCAGGACTAA
- a CDS encoding MFS transporter: MEEIDNRTYWVIAIFLFVGITGATIQARGALVPTFETFFGVSKSQLGLLTPVGTVGYLVAMLTLGSASGRVDVRRFLLAGVALTGVSLLALGAAPGFLVLLGLVGMRSLASGVFRALDRPTLSHLYPESRARMINLQEMTWAIGATAGPLLVTAIVSQYSWRATYLVLAALTVPVFVLIWRLDAPTGTTNERSFGLSDLRPLLAKPGIYGMVVALVFVGSIESIYFTWLPSYADATFSGWITGVVLSIYLAAYVPGRWLFSRLSDRFSFTRLLVVTTVLLTGLTYLAFSGANGYVLLGSIFGVGLLVSGLFPTLISMGIEAMPSFSGPVNVVANVATQIGFSTAPVIVGVLADATSIETAILVQIGLAGLLALVMVVLELGPTGTASAVS, from the coding sequence GTGGAAGAAATAGATAATCGTACGTACTGGGTGATCGCGATCTTCCTGTTCGTGGGGATCACCGGTGCGACGATCCAGGCACGTGGCGCGCTCGTCCCGACCTTCGAGACGTTCTTCGGTGTCTCGAAGAGTCAACTGGGGTTGCTCACCCCAGTCGGGACCGTCGGGTACCTGGTGGCGATGCTGACGCTCGGATCGGCGAGCGGACGGGTCGACGTGCGGCGGTTTCTGCTCGCGGGCGTCGCGTTGACCGGTGTGTCGCTGCTCGCGCTCGGGGCAGCACCGGGCTTTCTCGTGTTGCTGGGTCTGGTCGGGATGCGAAGTCTCGCCTCGGGGGTCTTTCGGGCCCTCGATCGGCCGACGTTGAGTCACCTCTACCCGGAGTCACGGGCTCGCATGATCAACCTCCAGGAGATGACGTGGGCGATCGGTGCGACCGCAGGACCGCTCCTGGTGACGGCGATCGTGAGTCAGTACTCCTGGCGGGCGACCTATCTGGTGCTCGCAGCGCTGACCGTGCCCGTCTTCGTGCTAATCTGGCGACTCGACGCGCCGACCGGGACCACGAACGAGCGGTCGTTCGGGCTAAGCGATCTGCGTCCGCTGTTGGCGAAGCCAGGCATCTACGGCATGGTCGTGGCGCTGGTGTTCGTCGGCAGCATCGAGAGCATCTACTTCACCTGGCTGCCGAGCTACGCCGACGCGACCTTTTCGGGCTGGATCACGGGAGTCGTCCTCTCGATTTACCTGGCGGCGTACGTCCCCGGACGGTGGCTGTTCAGCCGACTCAGCGACCGGTTCAGCTTCACGCGCCTGCTCGTGGTGACGACCGTGCTCCTGACCGGGCTGACCTACCTCGCGTTCTCGGGCGCGAACGGCTACGTGTTGCTCGGCTCGATCTTCGGCGTCGGCCTCCTGGTTTCGGGCCTGTTCCCGACGCTCATCTCGATGGGGATCGAGGCGATGCCGTCGTTCTCGGGACCCGTCAACGTCGTCGCCAACGTCGCAACCCAGATCGGGTTCTCCACGGCACCGGTAATCGTCGGCGTCCTCGCCGACGCGACGTCGATCGAGACCGCGATCCTGGTCCAGATCGGGCTGGCCGGCCTGCTCGCGCTCGTGATGGTCGTCCTCGAACTCGGACCGACCGGGACTGCCTCGGCCGTCTCATGA
- a CDS encoding hydrogenase maturation nickel metallochaperone HypA/HybF yields the protein MHEFSIATQVLEAAQEAAAEHGADTFEGITVSVGEASHVNPDQLETCLEAAADSTITDGDLDIELGTEPAYAECACGWSGEPDEIDRALAYAPNLTCPACDERLELQRGNECRLMSVTLPETADGGDANDSPDANTAN from the coding sequence ATGCACGAGTTCTCTATCGCGACGCAGGTACTCGAGGCTGCCCAGGAGGCCGCCGCGGAACACGGAGCCGATACCTTCGAAGGCATCACGGTCTCGGTCGGCGAGGCGAGTCACGTCAACCCCGACCAACTCGAGACCTGTCTGGAAGCCGCGGCCGATTCGACGATCACCGACGGCGACCTCGACATCGAACTCGGGACCGAGCCCGCCTACGCCGAGTGTGCGTGTGGCTGGAGCGGCGAACCCGACGAGATCGACCGGGCGCTCGCCTACGCGCCGAACTTGACTTGCCCGGCGTGTGACGAACGCCTGGAACTCCAGCGTGGCAACGAGTGTCGCCTCATGAGCGTCACGCTGCCCGAGACGGCTGACGGGGGAGACGCCAACGATTCGCCGGACGCGAACACGGCCAACTGA
- a CDS encoding MFS transporter gives MSDEDVRRDWIVVLFAFVAIDGALIQARGALVPVFGDVFTVGESYLGLVTPVGTVGFVLAMVVFGTASGRIDIKRFLAISVAATIASVLVLGLSPTYLLLLAFIGIRSFSTGIFRSLDRSVLSHLYPNSRARVLSLHTMVWAVGATLGPLLVTAVMWEFPWRVTYLVLAIALVPVLVALWRLDRPESLDDEQSLALDDVKILLREPAIYGMAIALVFVGSMESVFFNWLPYYAEGLFSENIANLTLSIYLAAYVPGRLTFSYLAERYRFTDLLVGVGVVLVVTMYAALVLASGTGLLALVFVIGFFISGLFPTLISMGIESRPSVTGPVNVVANVAAQTGFFIAPATVGVVADATTIETAMLLQVGLAVALVVVVVGLKLGPLAGQEPGSA, from the coding sequence GTGAGTGACGAGGACGTCAGGCGAGACTGGATCGTGGTGTTGTTCGCGTTCGTCGCCATCGACGGCGCACTCATTCAGGCCCGCGGTGCGCTGGTCCCGGTCTTTGGAGACGTCTTCACCGTCGGCGAGAGCTACCTCGGGCTGGTGACGCCGGTCGGGACCGTCGGGTTCGTCCTCGCGATGGTCGTCTTCGGGACGGCGAGCGGCCGTATCGACATCAAGCGCTTTCTCGCCATCAGCGTCGCCGCGACGATCGCCAGCGTTCTCGTACTCGGCCTCTCGCCGACGTACCTCCTCCTGCTCGCCTTCATCGGTATCCGAAGTTTCTCGACGGGCATCTTCCGGTCGCTCGACCGGTCGGTCCTGAGTCACCTGTATCCGAACTCGCGAGCCCGCGTGTTGAGCCTGCACACGATGGTCTGGGCCGTCGGCGCGACGCTCGGACCGCTGCTGGTGACGGCCGTGATGTGGGAGTTTCCCTGGCGCGTTACCTACCTGGTACTCGCGATCGCGCTGGTCCCGGTCCTGGTCGCGCTCTGGCGATTGGACCGTCCCGAGTCACTCGACGACGAGCAATCGCTCGCGTTGGATGACGTGAAGATCCTGCTCCGGGAACCCGCGATCTACGGTATGGCGATTGCCCTCGTTTTCGTCGGCAGCATGGAGAGTGTCTTCTTCAACTGGCTGCCCTACTACGCGGAGGGACTGTTCAGCGAAAATATCGCCAACCTCACGCTGTCGATTTACCTCGCAGCGTACGTCCCCGGGCGACTCACCTTCAGCTATCTGGCCGAGCGCTATCGGTTCACCGACCTGCTCGTCGGCGTCGGCGTCGTCCTCGTGGTCACGATGTACGCGGCGCTGGTTCTCGCGTCCGGGACCGGACTGCTCGCGCTCGTGTTCGTGATCGGGTTTTTCATCTCGGGACTGTTCCCGACGCTCATCTCGATGGGCATCGAATCGCGGCCGTCCGTTACCGGCCCGGTCAACGTCGTCGCCAACGTCGCCGCCCAGACCGGGTTCTTCATCGCGCCGGCTACCGTCGGGGTGGTCGCCGACGCGACGACCATCGAAACCGCAATGCTCCTTCAGGTCGGCCTGGCAGTCGCGCTGGTCGTGGTCGTCGTCGGTCTCAAACTCGGCCCGCTGGCCGGGCAAGAGCCGGGAAGCGCCTGA
- the hypF gene encoding carbamoyltransferase HypF, giving the protein MSERTHVTVSVTGVVQGVGFRPFVYRTATENDLAGRVKNTGDGRVEIVLDGLQADVDGFLSALRTDPPPLARVENVVVEASEPAGLDTFEIVDSTDSSGGSGSIPPDTAMCDACLEDLRDPESRFHDYWATACVDCGPRYTVIRELPYDRPTTSMDDFPMCADCREDYEEPSDRRYHAQTIACPGCGPTLSLLDGDGSARADGDDAIERAGDRLADGDLVAIKGIGGTHLACDATDPAAVEALRERTGRPEKPFAVMAPDLATVESFAAVSDDERAALRDTRRPILLLDGRRTDRPRWLDAVSPGLHTVGVMLPYSGLHHLLFDHVDGPLVMTSANMPGVPMATDRASILADLDGVIDAALVHDREIVMRCDDSVARYAGGNRRFVRRSRGWVPESLPSPAETDRDVLALGAEFDATVALTQDGDVVPSQYLGDVDNPETVEYLRETVSHLRNLLGTDPDVVASDLHPDFLTTREAQKYASEGDMAGPVQVQHHHAHAASLLAERERERGVVIAADGTGYGPDGSIWGGEVLDATLADFERVGGLSTFSLPGGTAAIEQPARSLASLLDDEARIDELLVDRGALATESEAATVRRQVQAGVNTPATTSAGRLLDAVSALLDVCTDRSYEGEPAMKLESAAVDGAVLDYEIPFGTRDGNRVVDTRQFVRDLDALAGDHSTGDVAATAQWALARGLADVAVGIAADRGVDAVGFTGGVAYNDAITRTIRERVEAAGLDFLGHDRVPPGDGGIAYGQVAVASVRD; this is encoded by the coding sequence ATGAGCGAACGGACGCACGTGACGGTCTCGGTGACGGGGGTCGTTCAGGGCGTGGGGTTTCGCCCGTTCGTCTACCGGACTGCGACCGAAAACGACCTCGCCGGTCGGGTGAAAAACACCGGCGACGGCCGCGTCGAGATTGTACTCGATGGTCTGCAAGCGGACGTCGACGGTTTTCTGTCGGCGCTTCGGACCGATCCGCCGCCGCTTGCTCGCGTCGAGAACGTGGTGGTCGAAGCCAGCGAGCCGGCGGGCCTCGACACCTTCGAGATCGTCGATTCGACGGATTCGAGCGGTGGCTCGGGCTCGATCCCGCCCGACACGGCGATGTGTGACGCCTGTCTCGAAGACCTGCGTGATCCCGAGTCCCGGTTTCACGACTACTGGGCGACCGCCTGCGTCGACTGTGGCCCACGCTATACGGTCATTCGGGAATTGCCCTATGACCGTCCAACCACGTCGATGGACGACTTTCCGATGTGTGCGGACTGTCGCGAGGACTACGAGGAACCGAGCGACCGCCGGTATCACGCCCAGACGATCGCCTGTCCCGGGTGTGGGCCGACGCTCTCGCTGCTCGACGGCGACGGGAGCGCCCGCGCCGACGGTGACGACGCCATCGAACGGGCTGGTGATCGACTCGCCGACGGCGACCTCGTCGCGATCAAGGGCATCGGCGGAACCCACCTCGCCTGTGACGCGACCGACCCAGCCGCCGTCGAGGCACTCCGCGAACGGACGGGTCGCCCCGAGAAACCCTTCGCCGTGATGGCTCCCGACCTGGCGACGGTCGAATCGTTCGCCGCTGTCTCCGACGACGAGCGGGCGGCCCTGCGTGACACCCGCCGCCCCATCCTGCTGCTCGACGGCCGGCGAACGGATCGACCGCGCTGGCTCGACGCCGTCTCGCCGGGACTGCATACCGTCGGCGTCATGCTGCCGTACTCCGGGCTCCACCACCTGCTGTTCGATCACGTCGACGGACCACTGGTGATGACCAGTGCCAACATGCCCGGCGTGCCGATGGCGACCGACCGCGCGTCGATCCTCGCAGATCTCGATGGCGTGATCGACGCTGCGCTCGTCCACGATCGCGAGATCGTGATGCGATGTGACGACAGCGTGGCTCGGTACGCCGGCGGAAATCGGCGGTTCGTCCGGCGCTCGCGCGGGTGGGTGCCCGAGTCGCTGCCGTCACCGGCCGAGACTGATCGGGACGTCCTCGCCCTCGGCGCGGAGTTCGACGCGACCGTCGCGCTCACCCAGGACGGCGACGTCGTCCCCTCGCAGTATCTCGGCGACGTGGACAACCCCGAGACGGTCGAGTACCTCCGGGAGACTGTCTCACACCTCCGGAACCTGCTCGGCACTGATCCGGACGTCGTGGCGTCTGATCTTCACCCCGACTTTCTGACGACCAGGGAGGCCCAGAAGTACGCCAGCGAGGGGGACATGGCAGGACCCGTGCAGGTCCAGCACCACCACGCCCACGCCGCCTCGCTGCTGGCCGAACGCGAGCGCGAGCGCGGGGTCGTGATCGCTGCCGACGGGACGGGCTACGGACCGGACGGATCGATCTGGGGCGGGGAAGTTCTCGACGCGACGCTGGCTGATTTCGAGCGCGTCGGCGGTCTCTCGACGTTCTCCCTTCCCGGGGGGACGGCCGCGATCGAGCAGCCGGCTCGCAGTCTCGCAAGTCTGCTCGACGACGAGGCTCGGATCGACGAACTCCTCGTCGACCGTGGTGCACTCGCGACCGAGAGCGAGGCGGCGACGGTCCGCCGACAGGTCCAAGCCGGCGTCAACACGCCGGCGACGACCAGTGCCGGCCGACTGCTCGACGCGGTGAGCGCGCTGCTCGATGTCTGTACCGACCGCTCCTACGAGGGTGAACCTGCGATGAAACTCGAAAGCGCAGCGGTCGACGGGGCTGTCCTCGACTACGAGATCCCCTTCGGGACGCGAGACGGGAATCGGGTGGTCGATACCCGGCAGTTCGTCCGCGATCTCGACGCCCTGGCTGGCGATCACTCGACTGGCGACGTCGCTGCGACGGCCCAGTGGGCGCTGGCGCGCGGACTCGCCGACGTGGCCGTGGGAATCGCCGCGGACCGCGGCGTCGACGCCGTGGGATTCACCGGCGGCGTCGCGTACAACGACGCGATCACCCGGACGATCCGCGAACGGGTCGAGGCGGCCGGGCTAGACTTCCTCGGCCACGACCGCGTCCCGCCCGGCGACGGCGGGATCGCGTATGGGCAGGTAGCTGTCGCCTCGGTCCGGGACTGA
- the hypE gene encoding hydrogenase expression/formation protein HypE, with translation MTDTDDVGEDDTAANDDAENGTDTTDGSTADEADGSTAEETDGYTADEADGSTADETDGSTAEETDGYTADEVITYAHGAGGDQMTDLVENLAVSRFADAEADVGLAALDDGSVQPIDDEHSVVVTTDSHVVSPLFFRGGDIGRLAVSGTVNDLAMMGATDPLALSSSLIIEAGTPKTTVEAVTESMQAACAEAGATITTGDTKVMGSDEIDTLAINTTGVAIVERGTHVPDAGLSVGDKLIVSGTVGDHGISLLSEREGFDFGGDLESDVQPVNDLVRAAMDAGDVTAMKDPTRGGLATVLNEMAEKADVGIDVDEQSIPVSGAVASAGEVLGIEPYDVASEGVAVMAVDSADADAVLAALREHPKGTDAAIVGDVVEDHTGQVVLDTGFGRRYLTPPEGEQLPRIC, from the coding sequence ATGACTGATACAGACGACGTCGGCGAGGACGACACCGCCGCGAACGACGACGCCGAGAACGGCACTGACACTACAGACGGTTCCACCGCCGACGAGGCAGACGGTTCCACCGCCGAGGAGACAGACGGCTACACCGCCGACGAGGCAGACGGTTCCACCGCCGACGAGACAGACGGCTCCACCGCCGAGGAGACAGACGGCTACACCGCCGACGAGGTCATCACGTACGCCCACGGCGCGGGCGGCGATCAGATGACCGACCTCGTCGAGAACCTGGCCGTCTCTCGCTTCGCCGACGCGGAGGCGGACGTCGGGTTGGCCGCACTCGACGACGGATCGGTCCAGCCCATCGACGACGAGCACTCGGTCGTCGTCACGACCGACAGTCACGTCGTCTCCCCGCTGTTCTTCCGCGGGGGCGACATCGGGCGGCTGGCGGTCTCGGGCACGGTCAACGACCTGGCGATGATGGGCGCGACCGACCCGCTGGCGTTGAGTAGCTCGCTGATCATCGAGGCCGGCACCCCGAAGACGACCGTCGAGGCCGTCACCGAGTCGATGCAGGCGGCCTGTGCGGAGGCCGGCGCGACGATCACGACCGGCGACACGAAGGTCATGGGTAGCGACGAGATCGACACGCTCGCGATCAACACGACGGGCGTCGCGATCGTCGAGCGGGGCACACACGTCCCCGACGCCGGCCTCTCGGTCGGTGACAAACTCATCGTCTCGGGGACGGTGGGGGACCACGGCATCTCGCTGCTCTCCGAGCGCGAGGGCTTCGACTTCGGCGGCGATCTCGAGAGTGACGTCCAGCCGGTCAACGACCTGGTTCGGGCGGCGATGGATGCCGGCGACGTGACGGCGATGAAAGACCCCACGCGAGGCGGACTCGCGACCGTGCTCAACGAGATGGCCGAGAAGGCCGACGTGGGCATAGACGTCGACGAGCAGTCGATCCCGGTCTCGGGGGCTGTCGCCTCGGCCGGGGAGGTGCTCGGGATCGAACCGTACGACGTGGCTTCGGAGGGCGTCGCCGTCATGGCCGTCGACAGTGCGGACGCCGACGCGGTGCTCGCGGCGCTTCGGGAGCACCCGAAAGGCACGGACGCCGCGATCGTCGGTGACGTCGTCGAGGACCACACCGGCCAGGTCGTCTTAGACACTGGCTTCGGCCGGCGTTACCTCACGCCACCGGAGGGCGAACAACTCCCCAGGATCTGTTGA